CCCGCGTACCGGCGAGGCGGTGAAGGTCAAGAAGACATCTGTCCCGACCTTCCGCGCCGGCGCCGGATTCAAGGAGATGGTGGCCAGCGGCAAGGTGCCGAAGGCCACGGTGGCGTCGAAGAAGACCGCCACCACCACCGCCACGGCCAAGGCGGCCGGCACCAAGGCGGCGGGCACCAAGACGACTGGCACCAAGGCGGCCAGCACCAAGGCGGCGGGCACCAAGGCGACCGCGACCAAGGCGGCCAGCAAGAAGACCGCCCCGGCCAAGGCGACCAAGACCGCCACGGCGACCAAGGCGGCCAGCAAGAAGACCGCCCCGGCCAAGGCGAGCAAGAGCACCACGGCGACCAAGACGGCCGCCAGCAAGAAGACCACCGCGGCGGCGAAGAAGACCACCGCGGCGACCAAGTCGTCCGCGGCGAAGAAGACCACCGCGGCGGCGAGCAAGAGCACGGCGGCCAAGAAGGCGCCGGCGAAGAAGGCTCCGGCCAAGAAGGCGGCCAGCAAGCGCTGACCGACCTCTACGAAAGGGCGTCCACCCGTTGGTGGGCGCCCTTTCGGCGTACGGGAA
The window above is part of the Micromonospora sp. LH3U1 genome. Proteins encoded here:
- a CDS encoding HU family DNA-binding protein; the protein is MNKAELIEALAVRLGDRKTATNALEAVLTEVQAAVTKGEKVAITGFGAFEKRVRGARTARNPRTGEAVKVKKTSVPTFRAGAGFKEMVASGKVPKATVASKKTATTTATAKAAGTKAAGTKTTGTKAASTKAAGTKATATKAASKKTAPAKATKTATATKAASKKTAPAKASKSTTATKTAASKKTTAAAKKTTAATKSSAAKKTTAAASKSTAAKKAPAKKAPAKKAASKR